From the Trifolium pratense cultivar HEN17-A07 linkage group LG4, ARS_RC_1.1, whole genome shotgun sequence genome, the window aaaaattgaaagtaaaatactctctccgtcccaaaatataagaactagttGACCACTACACGTATATCAATACATAACTTTGATTacgaatatatttaattgtgcatcagtaaaaattatagaaatttcatattttgaaaatactcgttgaaacaaatcaaacaagattttatatgataatatttatatttatatatttttataaaaatacaatcaaaacaaaacatatgaATAATACATTTAGTCAAACGAAATCTTATAAAATGGAACGGAgggagagagtaataaataaagTTCCAGCCGTAACGGATTTGCAATTATCATGGCAATGACGTTTTTTACACCTACGATCCGTTTACTGCCAGGAGACAAAAAGGTGTATCCTTTTCCTGCGGTTATTTTATTACTAATATAATTAAATCTGAACCGTTCATTGTAATCATTAACCTCGTTAACATTTCTTTACGATCGATCACTCTCTTTTTATAAGCTCTTTCTTCTACCTCGCTTTTTCACTCCTCACTAACTCGTCTCAAAATACCAAAACCAAATTCAGATAAGCTAAAAATGGCTGATTGCAAACGCGCTTCTCCAACAATTGTAGCTATTAACGACTCTTCTCCAAACGGAACCTCCATctccaagaaaagaaaaattactcCTTCTGCTTCACAGTTACTAGCTTCTGAAATGCCACACCAAATTCCTAACTCGCTCACCGACTCACCGGAAAAAGCTATATCACTGGTTAATTCCGTCAACTCCGCTGTCTCGGTGACTTCCAATGAAATTCACACGGATCATAGTCCGCTCACGTCTAGCTTCAGCTCCGGCAAGCTTACGGAAAATGACCGCACGCCGTTAGATCCGGAGGTTTGTTTTTCCAAATTCTGAATTCTCCAAATGGACTTAGTTTTTTAAttcttcagttttttttttaattttcattcaGAAGCTCAGAAAATTAACTAACGCATTTAATTGAATTTAACCTAGAAATTTAGTTAACTAATATTCGCGAATTAATGTGATTTGATGATCCTGCAGCTGAAAACCAAGGGTTTTGAAACGGTAGATTCAAACGCAACGAAACGCAATTTGAAATCGTTCAGGTTTATATTCTAGTTTCTCTTTCCGTTACAGTTCAattttctaacaaaaaattgtgactcatttttttttctttcttcgaTGATGTTGTTCAGGGAGGAAGATATTGATGAATTCTTTGCAAGATTTGAGAGGGAAGAGCAAAAGAGGTTTGCAGAAAAGTAAGTATAATACAGtacattaaataataattaaattaaattttaattatttgggAATTGGTGACGCAAGATAAGGAATGTGAGAGCCGTGATCTGTGGCTCTCTCTGGTACTGATCATGGCGCAGTGACAGAATAGAACgctaactaactaacaactTTCCCTTGTTTGTAGGTACAACTTTGATATTGTTAGAGATTTGCCGTTGGAGGGTCGTTATGAGTGGGTTCGTTTACATTGAATGTGCTATGAATAAGAGAGAGATTAGGAAAAAACAAAGAGTGCGTgctatttttagtttttagagTCAGAGAGAGAGTTATGGAGGGTGAATTAGGGGAGAATGTGGGACCATGAATGTCTGCATTTTGACGCATTCCTGTAATCAGAATAACCGCAGTTTGTGTAATAGTTGAATTGAGATTAGACAGTTCAGATTTCAAAGTCGATTATTCCATTTGGAGAGGGTGAGATGAGATGGTAGTAATTAGGGTGTTGTGAGTAGTGGTTCCCACTGGACACAGGTAACTAGTATAAGGAAGCTAACCTGACACAAGGTTAAAAGAAATTTACTGTGCAATAATATACTATAGTTAGGATTTTTGTACAGCTATAACTTTACTGTAACTGCTTAATTTACTCTTTATGTTGGAtacaataagctagcttttctgCAACAATCTCAGCTGAGCTCTCTCATAGATACAATTAGAATTTTAGAATCTTGTTATTTTCTTCaggttaatttaattaatacagTGGGGCTGTGACTATTTCAGTGTTtgtttcataataataataatggaatTAATCAGCTAGCTCTTGCTTAGGAtgtttacattattattattcattcgATCTTATTGggaaataatttgaaataattgaTAGAACTTAATTTGGTACTGGTAGTAGTAATTTTATGTGAAAAGTGTCTTTTGTTGGAGCTTCCTCTTTTTGGTGCACGTTTTCTCTTTGGCTTTCTGCTGCttcaattacttttattttgattttgatgtatGGAATAtgaaattctttctttttctttcctttatGCTATTTTAGAATATCCTCTCGATCCCAAGTTATGATGCCCCAACTCAGTGTGGGGACCATGTTCCTGGCACATAAACAAATGACTCGATAAGCTAATTACCTCTTAGCCCATTTTTGGTATTACGGGGTATATCAGAATCGCGGTgatttatatgatttttcaaAAGTTATACTCTATAAATTATGCAAAATtatacagtaaaaaaaaaaattatgcaaagTTATGTTGGATTACTGTAATTCTAACATATTCATTGTGATATTAAATACACACTCAATTTTTTTCTACGGTATCGTTAATACCCGACAAACGATGAGAACAAAACTACATGCTTGTGAAGTAAAAATTAGTTGTGGGGCTACTTTAtgcaaattttatatatgtagTTTGTTATAATTGGTTGAAATATAAATACCTCCAATTATCAAAATGGTAGTGTAGGTCTCACCTTAGCTCTtccatttttttcattcttaaGAACTAATTAACTCTGATTATAGTAGCTGTATATTTTGGCTTAGCAACATGCACGAAATTAATAACCACTTACCAATGACAACCAAAGCTACATACATGCtataccatatatatatataataatataataatatgagGACTTAATTAGTACTCTATCAATCCATCATTATCGGTCCCCTATATATCATTCAATTTATAGATTTGTTTGGTTATTTAGTGGAAACCATGTTCTTATTTGCATTGTTTCCGTAGATTcaactttttataaaatgaaCATAATATAATGCGTATGAGAGAATCTAGTCCATTTTATAAGTGTTCTTGTCTTTTGGATTGGTCTTCAATTATTAGAAGTTGCTAAATATGTACGTTTATCTCTTAAACATATTAAAGGTAGTAAAGAAAACTATCGCATGCCTTAAATGTTGAAAGCGAACGTTTAAAATTTCACATGACAGTCGTTATCAACATGTACCCACTAAGCAAATTAGGAAGTGCTCTTGTCTTTTACATATATAGTAGCATATATAGCTAGCTAAATATAGCTTGAGCAATTAATAGGATAAAGGAAAGTAGCTTTTAATCTTTAACTCTATATGTTTCCTTTTTCTCTTTTGCTTCTTGTTTTTTAACGGTTGTTCTCGGTAAATAATAGACGTGGGTATATgtacaaagaaagaaagaaaaaatagacgTGGGATTTTTTACACTGTCCTTTAAtaattttagaatatatatataccaataAGAAACAATTATACGTTGATTATAAGTTAGTTGTGAGTATCACAAACAAATTTACTTGTGACTTATTTTTATTACATAATTGTTAGATAAATACTCTCAAATTATTAAGGCGTAGAGTAAGTCTCACAATCACATAGACCGATAATGAATTGATTtaagtggtaagagttttgatCCTCGTAAATATGTGGTTCTGGATTCGATTACTACTCATGTGTATcgagaaaattcggttgagaTGGAAGAACTTATCTCGGGTGTCCAACAAATTTCTCGACAGAGATTAATGATTCGGTGAAACTTTGtacaatagtaaaaaaaatagggcTCACCTAGACGTGACATAATATTCGTTGTGAATCATTTTCATGAGATAAAAAAGAATGAGGAAGCTTTCATACGACTGACTGTAGAGGTAATTATCGAAAGAAATTGAAGGAGGAAATTAAACAAAAGGGAACAAAGTCTATAGCTCCCATGTACATTATAATCATTACACACGTGTCCAAAATGGGAACACCACAACTTTTGTCCATGTAATCATGAAGCCAAATGTGCAATTTCCAGACATTGAACAATGTTCATCCTCCTTTATTATGTGATGAATCAAAAAACGAGTagaataaaacatatataaatgttaaATGATGAAAGTAGAATACTTTGCACGTGGTATGGTAGAGTAATATTGCGCGGTTTAATTTGCTTTGGATCTGAtgtgccattttttttttgccattttAAAATACAGTGCACGACATGTTGATAAAAAAATCGCACAAAAGAGATACATATAGATTTTTTCCCGCCAGCatatggaaaagaaaaatagaataagTTTTTATATCAGAACATATAACCAACAGATATTAAGTTAAGTTACATATATAATCTTTACTCTCACAGAGTATTTAATTAATACGTACTTCCTAACTCTCTGGtcctatattataaaaaaaagttgagttAACAAAAGTTATTTATAGGATTTAAAGTATAATTTagatcaaatattttatttttattagtcaaACTTTATTATCTTACATATATAGGACTAAAAGTAAGTCCGATCTTTATACATGTGTCACATGAGTTATGCAATAAGATCTCATAAAAATATAGACCTCAAAACAAATTTATAGAGTAGTTGTATTAGTAAATAACGgatataacattttaaaaaaaaaaaacttaccaaATAATCTCTAGAAAAAAAAgcttttcaaaatttaaattgttaAAGTCTTCTTGCGATCTACCATATCATAAAAGACTTaatggtttaatattgataacaATTGAGAATGATCTCTTTGAGAACATATAACATGAAGACTTAAGAGAtgaatttgtttcaaaaaatactACAAGAATTGTTTTAAGATAGTTAGAAGATACTTTGTTGTTATTGATTAGAATATGaatcttttttatattatagttACAAGGatgattattttttgtattcTATTAATGTTATTTCCAGTGTAATTGAGGAcgattctttttaattttgttgtgcTTTTTTATTATGGgtccattttaaaaatttgaacagAGTCTTCAAATAATCGAGGCCGGCCTTGACCAGAGAGAGTAATGTCTTTTTAGGGGTGTAATATCTCacatgtcttattagtaaaatagaaattttttgaaccaaagtaaaatagaaattttaataCTAGTAAAAAGTGAAAAACATGATATGttttattagtaaaatttaCGAAAAATTTCCgccttttaaataatttttttgagttTCAGATTAGATGCAAATAGTTTAGTACACTCCCTCAATAGATTAAGGCGGAAGAGatatttaccatttttttttattgagagATATTTGCCATCTTATCTAAAtacttttatgtgtttatttagTGAGTTTAAAAACATATTATTAAAACATCATTAATGGTGATAATGATACCACTTTGAATTTTATACATTAATATTTTGTTCTAATGATACAAAATTATGTAACTTATGTGAAATGTAACATTAAGGAATAAACCATGGATATTTTTGTCATTCAAGCTTATAGTTAACTCTGAAAAGCAATTGAAAAAGATAGGTCCATGACTAAAGCATGGATTCTACCGTTCCTAGAAGTGAGTCATGACTAAGAATAATTTCTTCTTTGAAgagtttgtttgaaaaatttGTAGATTGATGTTCAATAAGAGCAGGGGCGGCTCTAACTTTTTAGAGACCCTGctcaattattaaaaataggccctagtaaaaaaatgaaaaaaaaatcctctctatataagttttaaataacattaaaaaaatcattcttgtAACCAACATAAAAAGCGAtctccgaaaaaaaaaaaaaaagacattttaTAATCAATAagatctaaatataattttcaagtTAATATTACTATCAATCTTCTAGCTACTTATAAGATGTCaacattttaacattttttaaagcaaattgatcaattaagtcttcattttattcatcatttattaattttgtgtttattactaagtagtagtaataataataataataataataataataataataatatttccaTGAGTATTATTTGTTTACGCTTATTGTTACTAATATAACTACTATTCATTGATATGGTAGTTGGTATCATGATATCATATATTGAAGATCCATAGTACATACTACATAGGAGGCCTCCAACTTCTCCAAATTTAGAGGGGCCCTATGCGGTGGCACACCTTGCACACCCATAGGAGCCGCCTCTGAATAAGAGAAGAAGAAGGTTGAGAAGATTTACAAGAGAGGCGTGAGGAAAGTGAACGAAACATTAAAAAGGTTTTAATTTTCTCACCCATTAATACTAGCGCCATCATTTAGTTAGatagaaatataattattaattattaaatacgaattaataatttattttctaatttattcTTTAGAATTGACTCAATACTATAGTTTTATAGCTGAATCACACCCTATATATCTGGAGACACGCAAACAACATTGTTGTTAGCAggccaacaacaacaaccgtCAACCGGTTTTATGGcagccaccaccaccacctacTTTCCGCAAATACAACATCGACACACCTGTTTTTATGCATTATAATAAGGTTAGCATGGGTGTGTGTCTTGTGTCTCAGAGATGAGGAATGAGGCTTCATAGTAGCGTTTTCATGTCATGATAATGGCTCATTTACGATAAAAGAGGCGGAAGCTAGGGGCTTATAAAAAGGTCTTGAATGGGTTGCTTTGATGGGATGCAATAAAGTGATTTTTGAGAGATGGATTGTAATATGATAGTTGATGATGTTCACAATAATAAGCCTAAACGTTTCGTGTATTGGTTCACTTATCATAGTTGTCGAACCTTACTTTTAAATCACCCCGACTATGTACAGGCAGTCATCTCTTCTGCTCTTCATCCAACGGTTGAgaatgcataaaaaataaattaattaacaaaatagtTTTGAAGGGAGAAAAAACAAAGATGAATGGTTGTGATGATGGCGGAACGGACAGCAGGAGAGAGTGAATTAGAGAGGATCCAGATCCGTATCATGATAAGCTTAACATaaaaccaaagttttttttttttttttgctttcaccaccagtttaatctggttccgGGGTCAGTTGTGGCATTAAGttgttccagccccctcccgatggCAGTTGCGAGATAAAGCCAAAGTTTCAAATTTGAAAAGATAGAGCCAAGCAATAAAAACTCATTAAATCAAGC encodes:
- the LOC123924291 gene encoding cyclin-dependent kinase inhibitor 7-like, whose amino-acid sequence is MADCKRASPTIVAINDSSPNGTSISKKRKITPSASQLLASEMPHQIPNSLTDSPEKAISLVNSVNSAVSVTSNEIHTDHSPLTSSFSSGKLTENDRTPLDPELKTKGFETVDSNATKRNLKSFREEDIDEFFARFEREEQKRFAEKYNFDIVRDLPLEGRYEWVRLH